From Marinobacter alexandrii, one genomic window encodes:
- a CDS encoding CoA transferase subunit A, whose protein sequence is MIDKVVSNAEEALKGVKDNMTLMLGGFGLCGIPENSITALVKLNVKGLTCISNNAGVDDFGLGLLLQKKQIKKMISSYVGENAEFERQMLSGELEVDLIPQGSLAERCRAGGAGIPAFFTPAGYGTEVAEGKEVREFNGKPHILESALTADFAIVKAWRGDRAGNLIFKGTARNFNPPMAMAGKITIAEVEELVEPGELDPNFIHTPGIFVQRIFQGDIYEKRIEQRTTR, encoded by the coding sequence ATGATTGATAAAGTAGTATCAAATGCCGAAGAAGCACTTAAAGGGGTAAAAGATAACATGACCTTGATGCTCGGTGGTTTTGGACTGTGCGGTATCCCTGAAAATTCCATCACCGCCTTGGTTAAATTAAACGTGAAAGGGCTTACCTGTATTTCTAATAATGCAGGCGTAGACGATTTCGGGCTGGGGTTATTACTTCAGAAGAAACAGATTAAGAAAATGATTTCTTCTTATGTAGGAGAGAATGCTGAGTTTGAGCGGCAAATGCTCAGTGGTGAATTGGAGGTAGATCTTATTCCTCAAGGATCATTAGCTGAAAGATGTAGAGCTGGTGGTGCGGGCATACCTGCTTTTTTTACTCCGGCAGGCTATGGAACTGAAGTGGCGGAAGGCAAGGAAGTGAGAGAGTTTAATGGAAAACCTCATATACTTGAATCAGCACTTACTGCTGATTTTGCAATTGTAAAAGCATGGAGAGGTGATCGAGCTGGAAACCTTATATTCAAAGGAACCGCACGAAATTTCAACCCTCCTATGGCAATGGCTGGTAAAATTACCATAGCTGAGGTGGAAGAATTAGTAGAGCCCGGAGAACTAGATCCAAATTTCATTCATACTCCAGGGATTTTTGTGCAAAGAATATTCCAAGGTGATATATACGAAAAACGAATCGAGCAGAGAACTACACGATGA
- a CDS encoding four helix bundle protein — protein sequence MRNDKENLIIALSFQFALKIIELSEKLEEGRKFVISRQILKSGTSIGANVREAQNAESRADFIHKLKIAAKEADETGYWLLLCEESDNYPNTEELRVDLSSIIKVLSKIIGSSSRNGVKSSNQIISKSSN from the coding sequence ATGAGAAATGACAAAGAAAATTTAATTATTGCTCTGAGTTTTCAATTTGCTTTGAAGATTATTGAATTATCAGAGAAGTTAGAAGAAGGTAGGAAATTTGTGATTTCCAGACAAATTCTAAAATCCGGAACATCTATCGGAGCAAATGTAAGAGAAGCGCAGAATGCTGAAAGCAGGGCAGATTTTATCCATAAGTTAAAAATTGCAGCGAAAGAAGCTGACGAAACAGGGTATTGGTTACTGCTTTGTGAGGAATCAGATAATTACCCAAATACAGAAGAACTAAGAGTTGATTTATCATCCATCATAAAAGTGCTTTCCAAAATCATAGGATCATCTAGCAGAAACGGCGTTAAATCATCAAATCAAATAATTTCCAAATCATCAAATTGA
- a CDS encoding 3-oxoacid CoA-transferase subunit B, producing MLDKNGIAKRIAQELQDRWYVNLGIGIPTLVANYIPEKIDVEFQSENGLLGMGPFPTEEEVDADLINAGKQTVTTLPGASIFDSSTSFAMIRGQHVQLTVLGAMEVADNGDIANWKIPGKMVKGMGGAMDLVASAENIIVAMMHTNRAGESKLLPECTLPITGVQCVKKVVTNLAVLDITPEGFKLLERAPGISVDEIKNATSGRLVVEGDIPEMNI from the coding sequence ATGTTAGATAAAAATGGAATAGCTAAAAGAATCGCACAAGAACTTCAAGACAGATGGTATGTCAACTTAGGAATTGGTATTCCCACACTTGTGGCAAACTACATACCTGAAAAAATCGATGTAGAATTTCAATCGGAAAATGGACTGCTAGGTATGGGGCCCTTCCCTACCGAAGAAGAAGTCGATGCTGACCTGATTAATGCTGGTAAGCAAACGGTCACTACTCTTCCTGGAGCTTCTATATTTGATTCTTCAACCTCATTTGCCATGATCAGAGGACAACATGTCCAACTCACTGTACTTGGTGCTATGGAAGTAGCGGACAATGGAGATATTGCTAACTGGAAGATACCTGGCAAGATGGTCAAAGGCATGGGTGGCGCGATGGATCTTGTAGCGTCTGCAGAAAATATCATTGTGGCTATGATGCATACTAACCGAGCTGGGGAGTCTAAGCTCTTACCTGAATGCACACTTCCTATTACCGGTGTACAATGCGTAAAAAAGGTCGTGACCAACTTAGCTGTACTTGATATAACTCCGGAAGGTTTTAAGCTTCTGGAAAGAGCTCCAGGTATATCTGTAGACGAAATCAAAAATGCAACTTCAGGAAGATTAGTAGTAGAGGGTGATATTCCCGAAATGAATATTTAA
- a CDS encoding S1-like domain-containing RNA-binding protein — protein sequence MNVGTYQTLEVDRITSPGAFLTDGETDVLLPTKYIPRGTQEGDELKVFIYRDSEDRIICTTQTPYAQVNEFAFLKVKDAGAVGAFLDWGIDKDLLVPFREQKNKLQRGHWCLVYLFLDEKTDRLAATAKVAKYFKPEITVEDGEEVDLLIANTTDLGVNVVINNSHRGLIYENDLFHDVLEGDRIKGYIKALREDGKIDVSLRKEGLENLEIGAQQILDELKKNEGHLALHDKSDPDEIQSILQMSKKNFKRSVGILYKKRLITIESDGINLA from the coding sequence ATGAATGTAGGCACTTACCAGACACTTGAAGTAGATCGCATAACCTCTCCAGGTGCCTTTCTTACGGACGGAGAAACAGATGTATTGCTTCCTACAAAATACATTCCTCGTGGCACTCAAGAAGGTGATGAATTAAAGGTATTTATCTATCGTGATTCGGAAGATCGTATCATTTGCACTACCCAGACACCTTATGCCCAAGTCAATGAATTTGCCTTTCTAAAAGTAAAAGATGCAGGGGCTGTAGGGGCATTCTTAGATTGGGGGATAGACAAGGATTTATTGGTTCCTTTCCGTGAACAAAAAAATAAGCTTCAAAGAGGTCACTGGTGTCTTGTATACCTCTTCCTTGATGAAAAAACAGATCGCCTGGCCGCTACAGCCAAAGTTGCTAAATACTTTAAGCCTGAGATAACTGTAGAAGATGGTGAAGAGGTTGATTTGCTTATTGCTAACACAACAGACCTTGGAGTAAATGTAGTCATCAATAATAGCCATCGTGGGTTGATATATGAAAATGATTTATTCCATGATGTACTTGAAGGAGATCGTATTAAAGGATACATCAAGGCGCTGCGGGAGGATGGAAAAATAGATGTTAGTCTGAGAAAGGAAGGATTAGAAAATCTGGAAATTGGAGCACAGCAAATTCTCGATGAATTGAAAAAAAATGAAGGGCATCTTGCTTTACACGATAAAAGTGACCCTGATGAAATACAATCGATTCTTCAGATGAGTAAGAAAAACTTTAAACGTTCTGTGGGCATATTATATAAGAAGAGGCTTATAACCATTGAATCAGATGGAATTAATCTCGCTTAG
- a CDS encoding helix-turn-helix domain-containing protein → MQNLIHVFIFVGSLQAYFFSLLVALKKNRSKSDWLLLALLMAMGTNQLLHYLRWEGYLELYIPQLLRVRFIFPAFIGPLFYLFMISLTGKVQRNKYNIMLLSPGIINFVLLLPYLLLSAEIKNELRFQDFAPVNYYTHYFVSRASLLFFSILAFLELNKPTNQKLSWLRKIALAMTINASILVIINLIDFLFYEITSYYFINIVNTVMIFVIGYFAISHGTVFLGKIEKDFASKYEKSSLSKEMANEILYQMDILMNDEHWYLKQNVSQDEIAKKLSTNTNHISQALNQVRKQKFSEYVNQFRIDAVKDRIADKAHEQFTLLAIAQECGFGSKASFNTLFKKHTGQTPSEYIKSIGSILQE, encoded by the coding sequence ATGCAAAACTTAATTCATGTTTTCATTTTTGTAGGTTCCCTCCAAGCATACTTTTTTAGTTTACTAGTCGCGCTCAAGAAAAATAGATCTAAATCCGATTGGTTGCTATTGGCTCTTTTGATGGCCATGGGAACGAATCAACTTCTCCACTACTTAAGATGGGAAGGTTACTTAGAGCTATACATTCCTCAGTTATTAAGAGTAAGGTTCATATTTCCAGCTTTCATTGGTCCTCTCTTTTATCTATTCATGATATCATTGACTGGTAAAGTCCAGCGAAACAAATACAACATCATGTTACTGAGTCCTGGAATAATCAATTTTGTACTATTACTTCCCTATCTACTTCTTTCAGCAGAAATAAAGAACGAATTACGATTCCAGGATTTTGCACCAGTTAATTATTATACACACTACTTTGTTTCCAGAGCATCTCTTCTCTTTTTTTCAATTTTAGCTTTCTTAGAATTGAATAAACCAACGAATCAAAAATTATCATGGCTAAGGAAGATTGCTCTGGCAATGACAATCAATGCCTCAATTTTAGTCATCATTAATCTTATTGATTTTCTGTTTTATGAAATCACGAGCTACTATTTCATAAATATTGTAAATACTGTTATGATATTCGTTATAGGATATTTTGCCATCAGTCATGGGACAGTATTTCTAGGAAAAATAGAAAAAGATTTTGCTTCAAAATATGAAAAGTCAAGTCTATCAAAAGAAATGGCTAATGAGATTCTATATCAAATGGACATTTTAATGAACGATGAGCATTGGTATCTTAAGCAGAATGTTTCACAAGATGAAATAGCTAAGAAGTTGAGTACAAATACTAATCATATTTCTCAAGCGCTAAATCAAGTACGAAAGCAAAAATTCTCAGAATACGTCAACCAGTTTAGAATTGATGCAGTTAAAGACAGGATTGCAGATAAAGCACATGAACAATTTACATTACTTGCTATTGCACAAGAATGCGGATTTGGATCAAAGGCCTCTTTCAATACATTATTTAAAAAACACACTGGACAAACACCTTCTGAGTATATCAAGTCCATTGGTTCAATCTTACAGGAATAG
- a CDS encoding S41 family peptidase: MRIKTILFLLIFSGFETECQQICDKHLSREEALVDLNEFKNLIHDNSSYYRISEYDIDYDILSLEKYLKNQSKVSLCSFSDSLSRILGEMGDRHSSIRLESERFPEEYLPFAVAPYQDSLVLALRFNRDKKEYEFLLDSFQILTSINRTSIHEILELSDYRDKRAPQSARFTQRVKNLKDLPEVLHYTGLPYGKENSFTFSSIDKESDTTILMPRNYVKAISWWFPMNGKFIDDYRNQRNGAYDSLFQLTNSNVGIIAIPSMMDPEDDPNYFSLLHEKMNEFSNTKALVIDVRENGGGSRHLIDVFSKYFTNPDSKPWVANVAVARKRIDVSSKEITQRLNRRFLIAIDSNAWNDAEKNALKNFYTAFSSQRTFDSTLFGKPHAMVFTSGKTSPYYYYDKPVYILANERTFSAASILVACFKGFPGVTIAGVTTDGSSGLSIRNYLTNSRVRVKISTMLSFQRNGETLDTNGTKPDLELKRDRMQVLGQRDTQLESLLQRIGK; this comes from the coding sequence ATGAGAATTAAAACAATCTTGTTCTTACTAATATTTTCAGGGTTCGAGACAGAATGTCAGCAGATATGCGACAAGCATCTTAGTAGAGAAGAGGCTTTAGTTGATTTAAATGAATTCAAAAACTTAATTCACGATAATTCATCTTACTATAGAATATCAGAATATGATATTGATTATGATATTTTATCTCTTGAAAAGTATCTCAAAAATCAAAGTAAGGTTTCTCTATGTTCTTTTTCTGACTCTCTCTCTAGAATTCTAGGTGAAATGGGAGATAGACATTCATCCATAAGATTGGAATCAGAAAGGTTTCCTGAAGAGTACCTGCCCTTCGCGGTTGCTCCTTATCAAGATAGCTTAGTTCTAGCGCTAAGATTTAATAGAGATAAGAAAGAATACGAATTTTTGCTCGATTCTTTTCAAATACTTACTTCGATAAATCGGACATCAATACATGAAATATTAGAGTTGTCAGATTATAGAGACAAAAGAGCTCCTCAGTCTGCTCGATTCACTCAAAGAGTGAAGAATCTTAAAGACTTACCAGAGGTTCTTCATTATACAGGACTTCCTTATGGAAAAGAAAATTCCTTTACTTTCTCCAGTATTGATAAAGAATCTGATACTACCATCTTAATGCCACGCAACTATGTCAAAGCTATTTCCTGGTGGTTTCCGATGAACGGTAAGTTTATTGATGACTACAGAAATCAACGAAATGGAGCATATGATTCATTATTCCAACTGACAAACAGTAATGTTGGAATCATTGCTATACCTAGCATGATGGATCCCGAAGATGATCCAAACTATTTTTCATTGCTACATGAAAAGATGAATGAATTTTCTAACACAAAGGCATTAGTTATTGACGTTAGAGAAAATGGCGGGGGTTCAAGGCATTTGATAGATGTATTTTCCAAGTACTTCACCAATCCGGACTCTAAGCCTTGGGTGGCTAATGTGGCAGTCGCAAGAAAAAGAATTGATGTTTCTAGTAAAGAAATCACACAGAGATTGAATCGGAGGTTTTTGATTGCTATTGATTCTAACGCATGGAATGACGCGGAAAAGAATGCCCTAAAGAATTTCTATACCGCTTTTTCTTCACAAAGAACTTTTGATTCCACTCTCTTCGGAAAGCCTCATGCGATGGTTTTTACTTCAGGAAAAACATCTCCTTATTATTACTATGATAAACCCGTCTATATTCTTGCCAATGAAAGAACCTTTAGCGCAGCTAGTATTCTGGTAGCCTGTTTCAAAGGTTTTCCAGGTGTAACCATAGCGGGTGTAACAACAGACGGGTCGAGTGGACTATCCATTCGGAATTACTTAACGAATTCAAGAGTGCGAGTGAAAATTTCCACTATGCTCTCTTTTCAAAGAAATGGGGAAACTTTAGACACCAATGGTACCAAACCTGACTTGGAATTGAAAAGAGATAGGATGCAAGTCCTTGGACAAAGGGACACACAGCTAGAGAGCTTACTTCAACGAATAGGCAAATAA
- a CDS encoding histidine kinase, with amino-acid sequence MAKLNLSILICLLPLSLLLAQENQYINYTVDDGLPSNMVYGVAQDDRGFMWFGTDSGLSRYDGYEFTNYSLEDGLPDTEILNFFKDSEDRIWFYTLNGKIGFVHNDSIFNSKNTKWLRELDFDSRITSIVEVDKKVYITAIGSTYKVLSGTKVQMFDVGESADLIICYCNEQINLILQSVSKKGIYKIDKNVGDFTLEKALNNNPSVSALTYPLCFKNNIYAFNYSFTINGVIKVNDLSFYYRPESPKDHIQNIKVLNGELYILTMAGILKAKDKNRIFQEFADLKFTSSMFFDSEGNAWYTSIKSGIHFEHRSKIKLDQRSKNIDAISLIDDFLYVAHNRTIISKKNRLGKYSEFLTFNKALRINFIEKDPIGRILVGRSGGLFFHREKITSGQARSITFADSTLYVGSNRGIKKEGTPSNAPYPFKGNVLDIHAVGKDSILVGTEQGILVVNGDSIAVKSVFKTFSDDSLLQIRVNKMIPQKDHLWIATGGNGLLKFSEKGNIEQFSKKDGLTSNMILDFIIHENAIWAVTQKGLNKITENEEGFLISALDQSDGLNSFQIEGIEYFNDSIHLAANDGLYSIPADIDLTETNQFDLYIDKVWSGNSITNESTFDSNTKSIRILFKALVYRNHKSLLYQYQLHDNGTPVNEKEWQEADLNEVNFLNLSPGKYSFLARAKTKNSDWSDPVEYQFEIKPAFWQTRWFPASIIMLILTIVIAVIIQINRSRLAKKNLEKAKVSAELTALKAQINPHFLFNVLNSIQLFILENKKDIAQEYLHKYGKLMRMVLDHSDHLIVPLKSELEMLGLYTDLEMLRLKKGFDFEVITSDYFNTKRVNIPSMIIQPFVENAIWHGLSPLKKKGKVTLKMGHKVGQIVVSIADNGVGFDNTISTSPSSNHNSSGVRIVKERLDLIHNSSRFKNHIKIESTIGKGTTIKLTFSDALS; translated from the coding sequence ATGGCAAAACTTAACCTTAGTATACTCATCTGCCTACTACCCTTGTCGCTCTTGTTGGCGCAAGAAAACCAATACATAAACTATACAGTGGACGATGGCTTACCATCAAACATGGTGTATGGGGTAGCGCAAGATGACAGAGGGTTTATGTGGTTTGGTACTGACTCAGGATTGAGTAGGTATGATGGATATGAGTTTACTAACTACTCTCTTGAAGATGGTCTTCCCGATACAGAGATATTGAATTTCTTCAAAGACTCTGAAGATAGAATATGGTTCTATACATTAAACGGGAAAATTGGCTTTGTTCACAACGATTCCATTTTCAACTCCAAAAATACTAAGTGGCTCAGAGAACTTGATTTTGACAGTAGAATTACGAGCATCGTGGAGGTAGACAAAAAGGTATATATAACTGCTATTGGCAGTACGTACAAGGTGCTTTCAGGCACAAAAGTTCAAATGTTTGATGTTGGGGAAAGTGCTGATTTGATCATATGCTATTGCAATGAACAAATAAATTTAATCCTCCAAAGTGTTAGTAAAAAGGGGATTTATAAGATTGATAAAAATGTTGGAGACTTTACATTAGAAAAGGCATTAAATAATAACCCGAGTGTTTCAGCCTTGACCTATCCGTTATGTTTTAAAAATAATATTTACGCCTTTAATTATTCCTTTACTATCAATGGAGTAATAAAAGTCAATGACCTCTCTTTTTACTATAGACCAGAGTCACCCAAGGATCACATACAGAATATTAAGGTGCTTAATGGCGAATTATATATTCTGACCATGGCTGGAATACTGAAAGCGAAAGACAAAAACAGAATATTTCAAGAGTTCGCTGATTTGAAGTTTACTTCTTCGATGTTCTTTGATAGTGAGGGAAATGCTTGGTACACCTCCATCAAGTCTGGAATTCACTTTGAACATAGGAGTAAGATCAAATTAGACCAAAGAAGCAAGAACATAGATGCAATATCATTGATTGATGATTTTCTGTATGTAGCGCATAATAGAACAATCATTTCCAAAAAAAATCGACTGGGAAAATATTCAGAGTTCTTGACTTTTAATAAGGCATTGAGAATCAATTTTATTGAAAAAGATCCGATTGGGAGAATTCTGGTAGGACGTAGTGGGGGCTTGTTCTTTCATAGGGAAAAAATTACTAGTGGTCAAGCAAGATCAATCACATTTGCAGATTCTACACTCTATGTAGGTTCAAATAGAGGAATTAAAAAAGAAGGAACACCCTCCAACGCACCTTATCCATTTAAGGGAAATGTATTAGATATTCATGCTGTTGGCAAGGACTCTATTTTGGTAGGAACTGAGCAAGGAATATTGGTAGTGAATGGAGATTCAATAGCTGTTAAATCCGTATTTAAAACTTTTTCTGATGACTCTCTGCTTCAAATACGAGTCAATAAAATGATTCCCCAAAAGGACCACTTGTGGATTGCTACTGGGGGTAATGGCTTACTGAAATTCAGTGAGAAAGGTAATATTGAACAGTTTTCGAAGAAAGATGGGCTTACCTCTAATATGATCCTCGATTTCATCATCCATGAAAATGCAATCTGGGCCGTAACTCAAAAGGGGTTGAACAAGATCACAGAAAATGAAGAGGGATTTCTGATATCAGCGCTTGACCAGTCTGATGGGCTTAACTCGTTTCAAATAGAAGGAATTGAGTACTTCAATGACAGCATACACTTAGCTGCAAATGATGGATTGTATTCAATTCCAGCAGATATTGACCTTACCGAAACAAATCAATTTGACCTCTATATTGACAAAGTATGGAGCGGAAACTCAATAACCAATGAATCAACTTTTGATTCAAATACAAAGTCCATTAGAATCCTATTTAAAGCCCTGGTATATAGAAACCATAAAAGTCTACTATATCAATATCAACTTCATGACAATGGAACGCCAGTGAATGAGAAAGAATGGCAAGAAGCGGATTTGAATGAAGTCAATTTTTTGAACCTTAGTCCGGGAAAATATAGTTTTTTGGCTCGAGCAAAAACCAAGAACAGTGATTGGTCTGACCCTGTTGAATATCAGTTTGAAATTAAGCCAGCCTTTTGGCAAACGCGCTGGTTTCCTGCTTCCATTATCATGTTGATCTTGACAATCGTGATTGCTGTGATAATTCAAATAAACCGTAGTAGACTTGCTAAAAAGAACTTAGAAAAAGCGAAAGTAAGTGCTGAACTGACTGCCTTGAAGGCGCAAATAAATCCTCACTTTTTGTTCAATGTGCTCAATTCAATTCAGCTGTTTATCCTTGAAAACAAAAAAGACATTGCTCAGGAGTATTTGCACAAATATGGAAAATTGATGAGAATGGTTCTCGATCACTCAGATCACTTGATTGTGCCGCTTAAGTCTGAACTCGAAATGTTAGGCCTTTACACCGACCTAGAAATGCTCCGTCTAAAGAAGGGATTTGATTTTGAAGTTATCACCTCAGACTATTTTAATACAAAAAGGGTAAACATTCCCTCCATGATCATCCAGCCATTTGTTGAAAATGCCATTTGGCATGGATTGTCTCCTTTAAAAAAAAAAGGGAAAGTAACACTAAAAATGGGTCATAAGGTTGGCCAAATAGTTGTAAGCATAGCTGACAATGGTGTTGGGTTTGACAACACAATCTCTACTAGTCCTTCATCTAATCATAATTCTTCCGGTGTAAGGATTGTTAAGGAGCGCTTGGATTTAATACATAACTCCTCCCGATTCAAAAATCATATTAAAATTGAAAGCACTATTGGCAAAGGAACCACAATAAAACTTACATTTTCTGACGCTCTTTCTTAG
- a CDS encoding LytTR family DNA-binding domain-containing protein produces MIKTIIVDDEPSAIKVLKLMIGQHCPELQIVATSDNISDAYQQIISLNPNLIFLDINMPKGNGLELLERIQHQSLKTVLTTAYQQFAIEALRLSALDYLLKPIGKEELRSAVDRYNSKDESTSKVVGNFDNHNPRISIKTVDGLTILNLQDIQFIESFRNYSIFHNGVEEIVSSKSLGEYETFLEGLGFVRIHRSTIVQVSQIKKLRRGKNWSVKLISNRELEVSRKNQEELNRALEKSL; encoded by the coding sequence ATGATTAAAACGATCATTGTAGACGATGAACCCAGTGCAATAAAAGTTTTGAAACTTATGATAGGTCAGCATTGTCCTGAACTTCAAATTGTAGCTACGAGTGACAATATAAGTGACGCCTATCAGCAAATTATATCCCTAAATCCTAACCTGATTTTTTTAGATATAAATATGCCAAAAGGCAATGGTCTAGAACTATTAGAAAGGATTCAACACCAATCGTTGAAAACAGTTTTAACTACCGCATATCAGCAGTTCGCAATTGAGGCCCTTAGATTATCTGCGCTGGACTATTTACTTAAACCCATTGGGAAAGAAGAGCTGAGATCGGCGGTAGATCGATACAATAGTAAGGATGAAAGCACATCTAAAGTCGTCGGGAATTTCGATAATCATAACCCGAGAATATCAATAAAAACAGTAGATGGACTGACCATCTTAAACCTTCAGGATATACAGTTTATTGAGTCCTTTAGAAACTACAGTATTTTCCACAACGGCGTAGAGGAAATCGTGTCCTCCAAGTCTTTAGGTGAGTACGAAACGTTCCTTGAGGGACTAGGATTTGTTAGAATTCACCGATCCACCATTGTGCAAGTTTCTCAGATCAAAAAATTGAGAAGAGGAAAGAACTGGTCTGTGAAACTCATTTCTAATCGCGAATTGGAAGTCTCGAGAAAAAATCAAGAAGAGCTTAATAGGGCGCTGGAAAAGAGTTTGTAG
- a CDS encoding EB domain-containing protein, which translates to MKTNFVLKACSVFLMMVAFSCSNELEEQTVLEESNEALIFNSSQEFTDFVAHSSSLSLEELTQKEEALGFKSFARKSEEIYQALENANFTSASEIEQFVSENSEYLKIQTDASGDRSLETNFDNLSKYAMNVDRVYILGNNFFKQFENGLASTLLIDKAELNKHDELEYNNVDSKVIFKRNRINEGARSLTTNCGNYRKETVTNGNNRTIVSVKTGTDAPAVGAQEVGFIRARIRPQKKTFGVWIRARRTIRGHFNIAIEYDNGSGLERIDLYHKFDNKLAFEFDEKSSYSEIDANTPVNFAGYYVFGDTPSTPSALIQCNAEEVCSFFNPCPDPDPAPVDPCAGVSCPNGYECQNGSCVDLCAGIQCVNGYVCVNGNCELDPNYSGCSLNNPCPPGEHCNNGVCTPW; encoded by the coding sequence ATGAAAACCAATTTTGTACTAAAAGCATGTTCTGTTTTTCTAATGATGGTGGCATTTAGTTGCTCCAATGAACTTGAGGAACAGACAGTATTAGAAGAATCAAATGAAGCTTTAATCTTTAATTCTTCACAAGAATTTACAGATTTTGTAGCACATTCTTCATCACTTTCATTAGAAGAGCTAACGCAGAAGGAAGAGGCCTTGGGTTTTAAATCATTCGCAAGAAAGTCAGAAGAAATATATCAAGCATTGGAGAATGCGAATTTTACTTCAGCTAGTGAAATAGAACAATTTGTTTCTGAAAATTCCGAATATTTGAAAATTCAAACAGACGCTTCAGGCGATCGATCACTTGAAACCAACTTTGATAACCTCTCTAAGTATGCAATGAATGTAGACAGGGTATACATTCTCGGAAACAATTTTTTCAAGCAATTTGAGAATGGTTTGGCAAGCACCTTACTGATTGATAAGGCAGAGCTGAATAAACATGATGAACTGGAATACAACAACGTTGATTCAAAAGTGATTTTTAAAAGAAACCGTATCAATGAAGGGGCAAGAAGTCTTACAACCAACTGCGGAAATTATAGAAAAGAAACAGTGACAAATGGAAATAATAGAACTATTGTATCTGTTAAAACTGGAACAGATGCTCCAGCTGTTGGTGCTCAAGAGGTTGGATTTATTAGAGCTAGGATTAGACCTCAGAAGAAAACATTTGGAGTTTGGATAAGGGCAAGAAGAACCATTAGAGGTCATTTCAATATAGCCATAGAGTACGACAATGGATCAGGTTTAGAGAGAATAGACTTATACCATAAGTTTGACAACAAACTAGCATTTGAATTTGATGAAAAAAGCTCCTATTCTGAAATAGATGCCAATACTCCAGTCAATTTTGCAGGATACTACGTTTTTGGAGATACACCGTCTACGCCAAGTGCACTTATTCAGTGTAATGCAGAAGAGGTATGCAGTTTTTTCAATCCTTGTCCAGACCCAGACCCTGCACCAGTTGATCCATGCGCTGGAGTTTCCTGCCCCAATGGATATGAATGTCAAAATGGAAGTTGTGTTGATCTATGTGCTGGAATACAATGTGTAAACGGCTATGTATGTGTAAATGGAAATTGTGAACTCGATCCAAATTATAGTGGGTGTAGTCTAAATAATCCCTGCCCTCCTGGGGAACACTGCAACAATGGAGTGTGTACTCCTTGGTAA